Proteins encoded in a region of the Triplophysa rosa linkage group LG14, Trosa_1v2, whole genome shotgun sequence genome:
- the pipox gene encoding peroxisomal sarcosine oxidase isoform X2 gives MSTEVHDCIVIGAGIQGSSTAYHLAQNKQKTLLLEQFVLPHSRGSSHGQTRIIRKAYEEDFYTKMMHESYELWAQLEREAGVQLFRRTGLLVMGPENEEGFSNIKATLQKNEVPTVLLERKEFSQHIPNVNLTDGNGALVDTTAGVLYADRSLRAIQGLYQNKGGVIKDGEKVIDIKPGAVVTVTTESGVYRGRSLVITAGPWANTLLTRAGLELPLKVVKINVCYWKEKIPGTYSVSHRFPCFVQYNPKEAEIYGLPSNEYPGLMKVCYHTGSETEPDERDKQKDRGDIDILSRYITRCFPGLVPAPAVVESCLYTVTPDHHFVLDCHPNYSNIIIGAGFSAVRLPAALPPSVQLLHLCLWRI, from the exons atgtcaACTGAAGTGCATGACTGTATCGTCATTGGAGCTGGGATCCAGGGTTCGAGTACAGCGTATCATCTGGcccaaaacaaacagaaaacattgcTGCTGGAGCAG TTTGTTCTGCCCCACTCCAGAGGGAGCTCTCATGGCCAGACCAGGATCATACGGAAAGCTTATGAGGAAGATTTCTACACAAAGATGATGCATGAAAGCTATGAGCTTTGGGCCCAGCTTGAGAGGGAGGCAGGTGTTCAGCTCTTCAG ACGCACAGGCCTGCTGGTTATGGGTCCAGAGAATGAAGAGGGTTTTTCAAACATAAAGGCCACATTGCAAAAAAACGAAGTTCCAACTGTGTTGCTGGAGAGGAAAGAGTTCAGCCAGCACATTCCTAATGTGAATCTGACGGATGGGAATGGTGCTCTCGTGGACACCACTGCTGGAGTTCTGTATGCAGACAGATCACTCAGAGCTATACAG GGCCTGTATCAGAATAAGGGGGGTGTGATTAAGGATGGGGAGAAGGTGATTGACATCAAGCCTGGTGCTGTGGTCACTGTAACAACTGAGTCAGGAGTGTATAGAGGGAGGAGCCTGGTGATCACAGCGGGTCCCTGGGCCAACACACTACTGACACGTGCTGGACTGGAGCTCCCGTTGAAG gttgttaaaataaatgtatgctaCTGGAAGGAGAAGATCCCAGGCACCTACAGTGTCAGCCATCGGTTCCCCTGTTTTGTTCAGTACAATCCAAAAGAGGCGGAAATTTACGGCCTCCCGTCCAATGAGTATCCAGGATTAATGAAG GTGTGTTACCACACGGGCAGTGAAACCGAACCGGATGAGAGAGATAAACAGAAGGATAGAGGGGACATCGATATACTCTCGCGATACATCACCCGCTGTTTCCCTGGGCTGGTGCCAGCGCCTGCTGTAGTGGAGAGCTGCTTGTACACA GTCACACCCGATCATCACTTCGTCCTTGATTGCCACCCAAACTACAGCAACATCATCATCGGTGCTGGATTCTCAG CGGTCCGCCTCCCCGCAGCTCTCCCGCCCTCTGTGCAGCTGTTGCATTTGTGCCTTTGGAGAATCTAA
- the pipox gene encoding peroxisomal sarcosine oxidase isoform X1, whose translation MSTEVHDCIVIGAGIQGSSTAYHLAQNKQKTLLLEQFVLPHSRGSSHGQTRIIRKAYEEDFYTKMMHESYELWAQLEREAGVQLFRRTGLLVMGPENEEGFSNIKATLQKNEVPTVLLERKEFSQHIPNVNLTDGNGALVDTTAGVLYADRSLRAIQGLYQNKGGVIKDGEKVIDIKPGAVVTVTTESGVYRGRSLVITAGPWANTLLTRAGLELPLKVVKINVCYWKEKIPGTYSVSHRFPCFVQYNPKEAEIYGLPSNEYPGLMKVCYHTGSETEPDERDKQKDRGDIDILSRYITRCFPGLVPAPAVVESCLYTVTPDHHFVLDCHPNYSNIIIGAGFSGHGFKFGPVVGKVLCQLAMGQVPSHDLSPFCIKRFQSHTKSAL comes from the exons atgtcaACTGAAGTGCATGACTGTATCGTCATTGGAGCTGGGATCCAGGGTTCGAGTACAGCGTATCATCTGGcccaaaacaaacagaaaacattgcTGCTGGAGCAG TTTGTTCTGCCCCACTCCAGAGGGAGCTCTCATGGCCAGACCAGGATCATACGGAAAGCTTATGAGGAAGATTTCTACACAAAGATGATGCATGAAAGCTATGAGCTTTGGGCCCAGCTTGAGAGGGAGGCAGGTGTTCAGCTCTTCAG ACGCACAGGCCTGCTGGTTATGGGTCCAGAGAATGAAGAGGGTTTTTCAAACATAAAGGCCACATTGCAAAAAAACGAAGTTCCAACTGTGTTGCTGGAGAGGAAAGAGTTCAGCCAGCACATTCCTAATGTGAATCTGACGGATGGGAATGGTGCTCTCGTGGACACCACTGCTGGAGTTCTGTATGCAGACAGATCACTCAGAGCTATACAG GGCCTGTATCAGAATAAGGGGGGTGTGATTAAGGATGGGGAGAAGGTGATTGACATCAAGCCTGGTGCTGTGGTCACTGTAACAACTGAGTCAGGAGTGTATAGAGGGAGGAGCCTGGTGATCACAGCGGGTCCCTGGGCCAACACACTACTGACACGTGCTGGACTGGAGCTCCCGTTGAAG gttgttaaaataaatgtatgctaCTGGAAGGAGAAGATCCCAGGCACCTACAGTGTCAGCCATCGGTTCCCCTGTTTTGTTCAGTACAATCCAAAAGAGGCGGAAATTTACGGCCTCCCGTCCAATGAGTATCCAGGATTAATGAAG GTGTGTTACCACACGGGCAGTGAAACCGAACCGGATGAGAGAGATAAACAGAAGGATAGAGGGGACATCGATATACTCTCGCGATACATCACCCGCTGTTTCCCTGGGCTGGTGCCAGCGCCTGCTGTAGTGGAGAGCTGCTTGTACACA GTCACACCCGATCATCACTTCGTCCTTGATTGCCACCCAAACTACAGCAACATCATCATCGGTGCTGGATTCTCAG GTCATGGCTTCAAGTTCGGCCCTGTAGTGGGGAAGGTGCTCTGTCAGTTGGCCATGGGGCAGGTTCCCTCTCATGACCTCTCACCGTTCTGCATCAAGCGTTTCCAGTCCCATACTAAATCTGCTCTTTAA